The following proteins come from a genomic window of Solwaraspora sp. WMMA2065:
- a CDS encoding DUF5318 family protein has translation MRSQRQVVDYSLQRRAVLREVFAGRVSSHEVCDASPYLKSAARYHGESTDESCPICHRENLTHVHYIYGDELKQSAGQARNRAELSLLAMTLREFQVYVVEVCRVCNWNHLVEQYLLGRDGLGAAGGDGEADGAIAVSGGGRPSMTKRRREAQR, from the coding sequence ATGCGTTCGCAGCGTCAGGTCGTCGACTACTCGCTTCAGCGGCGAGCAGTGCTGCGCGAGGTGTTCGCCGGCCGGGTGAGCAGCCATGAGGTTTGCGATGCCTCGCCATACCTGAAGAGTGCTGCCCGGTACCACGGCGAGTCGACCGACGAGAGCTGCCCGATCTGTCACCGCGAGAACCTGACCCACGTGCACTACATCTATGGCGATGAGCTGAAGCAGTCCGCCGGACAGGCCCGAAACCGGGCCGAGTTGTCGCTGCTGGCGATGACGCTGCGTGAGTTCCAGGTGTACGTCGTCGAGGTGTGTCGCGTCTGCAACTGGAACCACCTGGTGGAGCAGTATCTTCTCGGCCGGGACGGTCTAGGTGCCGCCGGCGGTGACGGCGAGGCTGACGGCGCGATCGCCGTGTCCGGCGGCGGCCGTCCATCGATGACCAAACGAAGGCGAGAGGCCCAACGGTGA
- a CDS encoding PadR family transcriptional regulator gives MLELAILGLLQESPMHGYELRKELAAKLGAIRAAISYGSLYPTLRRLQANGLIAEADDPTTTDAEIPALTSRRGRVVYTITAEGKERFADLIAQTGPETYEDTGFGVHFAFFSRTDRATRLRILEGRRRKIEERREGLREVLGRAAERLDAYTLELQRHGLDACEREVRWLEELIASERSGRAPRTGHPDPMKFEPAENDPPPPGQTREAPPGQPGDEPERP, from the coding sequence GTGCTCGAACTCGCCATCCTCGGCCTGCTTCAGGAGTCCCCTATGCACGGTTACGAGCTCCGTAAGGAACTCGCCGCCAAGCTCGGGGCGATCCGTGCCGCGATCAGCTACGGCTCGCTGTATCCCACCCTGCGCAGGCTGCAGGCCAACGGCCTGATCGCCGAAGCCGACGACCCCACGACCACCGACGCGGAGATCCCGGCACTGACCAGCCGCCGCGGCCGGGTCGTCTACACCATCACCGCCGAAGGCAAGGAACGGTTCGCCGACCTGATCGCCCAGACCGGTCCGGAGACCTACGAGGACACCGGGTTCGGCGTGCACTTCGCCTTCTTCTCCCGGACCGACCGGGCCACCCGGCTGCGAATCCTGGAGGGGCGGCGGCGCAAGATCGAGGAGCGCCGGGAAGGGCTCCGCGAGGTGCTCGGTCGAGCCGCGGAACGGCTCGACGCGTACACCCTCGAACTCCAGCGGCACGGACTCGACGCCTGCGAACGCGAGGTCCGGTGGCTGGAGGAGCTGATCGCCAGCGAGCGGTCCGGCCGGGCCCCACGCACCGGCCACCCCGATCCCATGAAGTTCGAACCCGCAGAGAACGATCCGCCCCCGCCTGGACAGACCAGGGAGGCTCCGCCCGGACAGCCCGGAGACGAGCCGGAGCGGCCGTGA
- a CDS encoding inositol-3-phosphate synthase: MGSVRVAIVGVGNCASSLVQGVEYYRNADPNDRVPGLMHVTFGDYHVSDVEFVAAFDVDAKKVGMDLAEAINASENNTITFCDVPPTGVLVQRGPTLDGVGEYYQEVIQESDQQPVDIAQALRDARAEVVVCYLPVGSEQAARHYAQAAIDAGCAFVNALPVFIASDPVWAQKFTDAGLPIVGDDIKSQVGATIVHRALAKLFEDRGVELLRTYQLNFGGNMDFMNMLERTRLVSKKISKTQSVTSQVPHEMAKSDVHIGPSDHVPWLDDRKWAYIRLEGRSFGDTPLNAELKLEVWDSPNSAGVIIDALRAAKIALDRGVGGPVLSASSYFMKSPPEQYADHDARQAVEDFIVNKIER, from the coding sequence ATGGGCTCCGTCCGCGTCGCCATCGTCGGTGTCGGAAACTGCGCCTCGTCCCTGGTCCAGGGCGTGGAGTACTACCGCAACGCCGACCCCAACGACCGCGTTCCGGGTCTCATGCACGTCACCTTCGGCGACTACCACGTATCGGACGTGGAGTTCGTCGCGGCGTTCGACGTGGACGCCAAGAAGGTCGGCATGGACCTCGCCGAGGCGATCAACGCCAGCGAGAACAACACCATCACCTTCTGCGACGTACCGCCCACCGGGGTGCTGGTGCAGCGTGGCCCCACCCTCGACGGGGTAGGCGAGTACTACCAGGAGGTCATCCAGGAATCCGACCAGCAGCCGGTCGACATCGCCCAGGCGCTGCGCGACGCGCGCGCCGAGGTGGTCGTCTGCTACCTGCCGGTCGGCTCCGAGCAGGCCGCCCGGCACTACGCGCAGGCCGCCATCGACGCCGGTTGCGCCTTCGTCAACGCCCTGCCGGTGTTCATCGCCTCGGACCCGGTCTGGGCGCAGAAGTTCACCGACGCCGGGCTGCCGATCGTCGGCGACGACATCAAGAGCCAGGTCGGCGCAACCATCGTGCACCGGGCCCTGGCCAAGCTGTTCGAGGACCGGGGCGTCGAGCTGCTGCGCACGTACCAGCTGAACTTCGGCGGCAACATGGACTTCATGAACATGCTGGAGCGCACCCGGCTGGTCTCCAAGAAGATCTCGAAGACCCAGTCGGTGACCTCCCAGGTGCCGCACGAAATGGCCAAGAGCGACGTGCACATCGGCCCGTCCGACCACGTGCCGTGGCTCGACGACCGCAAGTGGGCGTACATCCGGCTGGAGGGCCGCTCGTTCGGTGACACCCCGCTGAACGCCGAACTCAAGCTTGAGGTCTGGGACTCACCCAACTCCGCCGGCGTGATCATCGACGCGCTGCGCGCGGCGAAGATCGCCCTCGACCGGGGCGTCGGCGGCCCGGTCCTGTCGGCCTCGTCCTACTTCATGAAGTCGCCGCCGGAGCAGTACGCCGACCACGACGCCCGCCAGGCGGTCGAGGACTTCATCGTCAACAAGATCGAGCGCTGA